In Paludibaculum fermentans, the genomic stretch TCGCCGCCCGCCTCGGTCGCCGCAATATCCGTACCCGAAATCATCAGCACGTGGCTGCCATGCGCCGGATTCCGCAGCAGGGCCACCCGGCAAAAGCCCAGCTTGCCCCAATCCAGCGTAAACGTCCGGCTCTCCCCCGCCCGCGGCGCCATGTTCTGAAAGTAGACGTAGTCCGGCCGCCCCGGCACCATGCTGCGGAAGTTCAATTGGTTCTCGAACATCTCCACCCACGGGTTCGACAGCCGGCTACCCAGCAGGATGACATTGTGGGATCGCAGGTAGTCCACGCCAAACTCGCGAGCCGGCACCACCTCGGTGCGCGTCCGCTGCGCTGCGTTCAACAGCGTCAGGGTCGCCACCAGTTGGGTGTCCACCACACTGCTGAACTGATACGCGGCCAACCCCTTCGCAAACTCCCGCTGCACCAGGTCGCTCATTTCGATGCTCGCCACGTGGTTGAAGTCTTTGATCCGGTACTCCGACAGCGTCATCCCGCGCCCCAGCATGTTCTCGAACAACACCAGCACCGGATCGGACATCACAATGCACGCCGGCTCGCCGTTCTCCAGCAACTGCGCCCAGAAACGGTTCACCGCCGGACCCGTGCCCGGTGCCGGCAGCAAAGGCGATCGCATCAGCGCCCACACCACCACCCCGCCCAACACGGCCGCCAGGCCTGCGAAACCCGCCGTCCACCAGTTCCACCGCCGCCGGCTTCGCTCCGCTGGCGCATCCAGCACAACAAGACCGGGCACTGGCTCGGCCACCCTGCGCGGAAATACCGGAGTGTAAGCGCCCCTGGGAATCTCGATCAGCACCGGCTCGCTCTTGCCTTCCGTCTCAAAGTGCTGCTGCAGCCGTTTCCTTAATTGGGACACCTGCACCCGCACCAGCGGATCCTGCGCCGTGTCGTAGCCAGGCTGCCGCCCAAACACTTCCGCGCCGATATCGCCCTCGTGAATCACATGGTCCGGGTCGGCCTGCGCGCGCTCGCACAGATAGTACAGCAATTCACGCAGCCGGGCCGATTTGCGAAAGGCCGCGCCGGCCACCACACGTTCAATGAGCGCGTCGCGCGAGGCATTCCGGCCATGCTCTCCGGAAGGCGCGAGACTATCTCCGAGCATTGCAGCGTCGAGTGTAGCACAGCCCCGCTAACCCCTTCTTTGCTGGTTAATTCTCGGTAAATTTACTTGCGGCTCAATGCCTTCCGGACAAACCATGAAACCGGCCCATGGGCCGCCTTCAGGCCCCATCCCAAGTGAGTTCAGGAGTCTTTCAACTGTGAAACGTGTCGTTACAATCGCTCTGTCCGCGTGGCTTGCCCTCCTCCTCCAAGCCGCTGCCTGGAGTCAGACCGGCAATGGAAGCGTCCGCGGCGTCGTGCGCGATCAGTCCTCGTCCGTCATCCCCGGCGCCGAAGTCACCCTCACCAACGCCGAAACCAACATTGAACTTCGTGCCAGGACCAACGAGGCCGGCCTCTACGTCTTCCCCAGCGTCCCGCCCGGCCCTCAACTGCTCCGCGTCTCCTTCGCCGGCATGGGCGCCTTCGAGGCCCGCCTCACCGTCCGCGTCCAGGAATCCAGCAACGTCGAGGTCCTCCTTCAGCCCGCTTCCACCTCCACCACCGTGCAGGTAACGGACGTTACTCCCATCGTCGTCGCCGATAACGCCACCCTCGGTCACTCCCTCGAATCCAAACGCATCGAGGAACTGCCCATCAACGGCCGGCAGTTGACCAACCTCCTCCTCACCACCCCCGGCATGACGTTCGATAGCAACGGCCGCATCCGCACCATGGGCGAAGGACCCGCTACCCACGACATCGTCCTCGACGGCTCGCCCCTCACCGACATGGTCTACGGCGAAGGCACCCTCAACCGCCAGCCCAGCCTCGAGAGCATTCAGGAGTTCCGAGTCGACACCAACGCCAACTCCGCCCGCTCCCCTCGCCCCACCAACATCATCATGACCACCAAGAGCGGCACCAACCAGTTCCACGGCTCGCTCTTTGAAACCAATCGCGACAATTACTATGGACTCGCCCGCCGCCGCGAGGACGGCAACACCGCCAGCAAGTTCATTCGCAACGAGTACGGCTTCACGGCCGGCGGCCCCGTCTTCGTCCCCAAGGTCTACAACGGGAAGAGCCGCACCTTCTGGTTCTTCGCCCTGGAAGAGTTCCGCCAATCCACCGGCACCACCGGAGCGTGGCGCGTCCCCACCGACGCCATGCGCGAAGGCGACTTCAGCGGCCTCACCGACGCGAACCTCGTCCCGCAGCGCATCTATAACCCCTACACCACCAACTCCACCACCTTCCAGCGCCAGCAGTTCTCCTACCAGGGCAAGGCCAACGCCATCGACCCCTCGCTTGCCAGTCCCCTCTGGAAATACCTCATGAGCGAGGTGCCCCACGCCAACCGCCCCGACGTCAATCCCGCCGTCGGCAACAACTACTTCGGCCCCTCCCCGTCCTTCACCAATCAATCCACCTGGTCGCTGCGCATCGATCAGAAAGTCACCGACAAGGATCAGCTCTTCGCCCGCCTCACCAGCGCGACCCACCACAACAAGTGGAACTCCGGCGGCGTCCCCTCCACCGACGGCATCGTCGGCTATCGCGCCTACGACTCACCCAACAAAACCCTCTCCGTCAATTGGACCCGCTCCGTCACGCCCACCCTGGTCAACGAGTTGCTCGTCAGCGGTACTCGCACCATCAGCTCCTCTGGCATGGGCAACGGCGACAACAGCCGCCTGTGGGCCACGGAACTCGGCCTGCCCAACCCCGCCCTCCAGTCCGGCTTCCCCGTCATCGGCAGCCTCGGCATCAACGGCAGCGGCAACTTCTGGAACACACCCCTCGTGCGCGGCGAGTTCTTCTCTTACTTCGTCCTCGACGACAACGCCACGAAAATGGTGGGCCGCCATGAACTCCAGTTCGGCTTCCACGGCCGCCGCGACCTGCTCAACTACCTGCCCCAGCAGCAGCGCAGCGGCGGAGCCCTCACCTTCCCCGGCGTCACCACCGCGCTCTACGACCCCAACTACCCCGACCGCAGCGTCGCCACCGTCAACACCGGCTCCGCCATGGCCGCCGCCTTTCTCGGCACCGCCAATTACGAGTACCGCGTCGTCAAGGGCAAATACTACATGCGGCGCAACGAGTTCGCCGGCTACCTCCAGGACAACTTCAAGGTCTCGCAGCGCCTCACGCTGAACCTCGGCCTCCGCTGGGACTTCAATCCCATCCCCACTGAGAAGAACAACGTCTTCACCTCCTACGACCGCAAAACCGGCGCCATCGTCCTGGGCCGCGACATGAACACCCTCTACAACCTCGGCGCCGTCTCGCGGCAGTACATCGCCGCCACCCAGGGCGTCGGCGTCACCTACGAGACGCCTGATCAGGCGGGGCTGCCTTACCACATGGTCAACAACAACTGGCGCGACGTCAGCCCCCACCTCGGCCTCGCCTATCGGGCCCTGGAAGGCAAACGCTCCTTCGTCGTGCGCGCCGGCTACTCCGTCAACTACTACCCCATCCCCATGTACGGCTGGAACGATAGCTTCAAAATGAACACTCCGTTCTACGCCGTCTATATCAACCAGACCCTCACCTCGCGCGCCATGTCGCCCGACGGCCTGCCCAACTACGGCCTGGTCTCCAGCCCCTCGATCATCGCCGGCAAGAACAGCAGCAACGCCATCAGCTTCGACAACCTCAGCCCCGGAGCCCTCGGCCTCGGCAGCAACTTCCAGGCCGCCTACTTCGACCCCAATCAACCCAGCTCCCGCGCCCACACCTGGAACTTCACCCTGGAAAAGGAAG encodes the following:
- a CDS encoding helix-turn-helix domain-containing protein, which codes for MLGDSLAPSGEHGRNASRDALIERVVAGAAFRKSARLRELLYYLCERAQADPDHVIHEGDIGAEVFGRQPGYDTAQDPLVRVQVSQLRKRLQQHFETEGKSEPVLIEIPRGAYTPVFPRRVAEPVPGLVVLDAPAERSRRRWNWWTAGFAGLAAVLGGVVVWALMRSPLLPAPGTGPAVNRFWAQLLENGEPACIVMSDPVLVLFENMLGRGMTLSEYRIKDFNHVASIEMSDLVQREFAKGLAAYQFSSVVDTQLVATLTLLNAAQRTRTEVVPAREFGVDYLRSHNVILLGSRLSNPWVEMFENQLNFRSMVPGRPDYVYFQNMAPRAGESRTFTLDWGKLGFCRVALLRNPAHGSHVLMISGTDIAATEAGGEFITSEPWVRMLRTTLKLGERERFPLFEALLRVEYQAKNAAPRFSIVGWRLPAATAPQ
- a CDS encoding carboxypeptidase-like regulatory domain-containing protein, which codes for MKRVVTIALSAWLALLLQAAAWSQTGNGSVRGVVRDQSSSVIPGAEVTLTNAETNIELRARTNEAGLYVFPSVPPGPQLLRVSFAGMGAFEARLTVRVQESSNVEVLLQPASTSTTVQVTDVTPIVVADNATLGHSLESKRIEELPINGRQLTNLLLTTPGMTFDSNGRIRTMGEGPATHDIVLDGSPLTDMVYGEGTLNRQPSLESIQEFRVDTNANSARSPRPTNIIMTTKSGTNQFHGSLFETNRDNYYGLARRREDGNTASKFIRNEYGFTAGGPVFVPKVYNGKSRTFWFFALEEFRQSTGTTGAWRVPTDAMREGDFSGLTDANLVPQRIYNPYTTNSTTFQRQQFSYQGKANAIDPSLASPLWKYLMSEVPHANRPDVNPAVGNNYFGPSPSFTNQSTWSLRIDQKVTDKDQLFARLTSATHHNKWNSGGVPSTDGIVGYRAYDSPNKTLSVNWTRSVTPTLVNELLVSGTRTISSSGMGNGDNSRLWATELGLPNPALQSGFPVIGSLGINGSGNFWNTPLVRGEFFSYFVLDDNATKMVGRHELQFGFHGRRDLLNYLPQQQRSGGALTFPGVTTALYDPNYPDRSVATVNTGSAMAAAFLGTANYEYRVVKGKYYMRRNEFAGYLQDNFKVSQRLTLNLGLRWDFNPIPTEKNNVFTSYDRKTGAIVLGRDMNTLYNLGAVSRQYIAATQGVGVTYETPDQAGLPYHMVNNNWRDVSPHLGLAYRALEGKRSFVVRAGYSVNYYPIPMYGWNDSFKMNTPFYAVYINQTLTSRAMSPDGLPNYGLVSSPSIIAGKNSSNAISFDNLSPGALGLGSNFQAAYFDPNQPSSRAHTWNFTLEKEVLANTVVRLSYNGNHGAHLESYQDLNQSLLSYGTYNWYKRTGNPVPEGDTASMLTNAIPTSPLGTTQLWGKDGWSNSHGITAEVERRYAKGIGFQAFYQLTNANRAAGEGWYVGTDLPEAYPTGQLPSDLHQRMRLLNYGRDTQIPQHEIRFNWSVEVPVGRGKALGHNMPKAFDAIAGGWQVAGMGRFYSNYLSLPTDMWPTGQKVEYYGHKYPIQDCRSGTCEAGYLLWNGYIPAYLINQPNGIMGVPANYKAAAAPTSAFPANFLSLQGDDPSAPNYDPNYSFYGTSDLTMKLSDGSVARTTKADLNPFRNTYLPSTWLSTTDASIFKLFRFGERANLKVKCDFFNVFNQPGMAFNPGDGTGIVTKQYSQNSPRQLQLSARFSW